From Acinetobacter sp. ASP199, the proteins below share one genomic window:
- a CDS encoding exodeoxyribonuclease III: MIPKSSYPGDQKILRVVSINVNGLRSSVTKGLLEWMEKSDADVICMQESRITHAQWTDKFKPEGWYTHLFPAERPGYAGTAIYSRLPFVSLTDGLGFELADSQGRFIAAEFDLGLDKTVHICSLYLPSGSSGDEAQARKDHFLDEYKKILKQWRDEDKSIIVCGDYNIVHKRIDIKNWSGNQKASGCLPHERAWLDHIYDELGYVDTFREVRKEAELYSWWSNRGQARAKNVGWRIDYQACSPDWKERTVNAWVYKEEWFSDHAPVIIDYKL, translated from the coding sequence ATGATACCAAAGAGTAGCTATCCAGGTGATCAAAAAATTCTTCGTGTCGTTTCAATTAATGTCAACGGCTTACGCTCATCCGTAACCAAAGGCCTGCTGGAATGGATGGAAAAATCTGATGCAGATGTAATTTGCATGCAGGAAAGCCGGATTACCCATGCGCAATGGACCGATAAATTCAAGCCCGAAGGCTGGTATACCCACCTTTTCCCGGCAGAACGTCCAGGCTATGCCGGTACAGCCATTTATAGCCGCCTGCCTTTTGTTTCCCTGACCGATGGTCTGGGCTTTGAACTGGCAGACTCACAAGGTCGCTTTATTGCTGCCGAGTTTGACTTAGGTTTAGATAAAACTGTGCATATCTGTTCGCTGTATCTGCCATCCGGTTCATCGGGTGATGAAGCACAGGCGCGTAAAGATCACTTCTTAGATGAATATAAAAAAATTCTAAAACAATGGCGCGATGAAGATAAATCTATCATTGTGTGTGGTGACTATAATATCGTACATAAACGCATCGATATTAAAAACTGGTCTGGTAACCAGAAAGCTTCGGGCTGCTTGCCACACGAACGTGCATGGCTGGATCATATCTATGATGAACTGGGCTATGTTGATACTTTCCGTGAAGTGCGCAAAGAAGCTGAACTATACTCATGGTGGTCGAATCGCGGCCAGGCCCGTGCCAAGAACGTAGGCTGGCGGATTGATTATCAAGCCTGTTCACCCGACTGGAAAGAACGTACGGTAAATGCTTGGGTGTATAAAGAGGAATGGTTTAGCGACCATGCCCCAGTGATTATTGACTATAAACTTTAA
- a CDS encoding Spx/MgsR family RNA polymerase-binding regulatory protein, with protein sequence MLKIYGIKNCNSMKKAFDLLTELGVSYEFHDYKKQGIDAETLKTWLDALGQEVVLNKKGTTWRKLSEEEQQTALANEENLLAALTTHTSLIKRPILATGSGFIAGFDEAAYRALKN encoded by the coding sequence ATGTTAAAGATATATGGAATTAAAAATTGCAATTCAATGAAGAAAGCATTTGATCTGTTGACTGAGCTGGGTGTGAGCTATGAGTTTCATGACTATAAGAAACAGGGCATTGATGCTGAGACCTTAAAGACCTGGCTGGATGCATTGGGTCAGGAAGTGGTGCTGAATAAAAAAGGCACTACCTGGCGCAAGCTCAGTGAAGAAGAGCAGCAAACCGCCTTAGCAAATGAAGAAAATCTGCTTGCTGCCTTAACGACGCATACTAGTTTAATTAAACGTCCAATTCTGGCAACCGGTTCAGGCTTTATTGCGGGTTTTGATGAAGCGGCCTATCGTGCACTAAAAAATTAA
- a CDS encoding DUF3565 domain-containing protein, translated as MLQAIVGFHLDEENHWVAELACGHGQHVRHDPPWQNRPWVMTEAGRREKLGLKLNCKKCEEAQQTHKDD; from the coding sequence ATGCTGCAAGCTATTGTCGGTTTTCATTTAGATGAGGAAAATCATTGGGTCGCTGAGCTTGCCTGTGGACATGGTCAGCATGTGCGGCATGATCCGCCTTGGCAAAATCGTCCCTGGGTCATGACGGAAGCAGGCCGAAGGGAAAAATTGGGCCTAAAACTGAACTGTAAAAAATGTGAGGAAGCACAGCAAACCCACAAAGATGATTGA
- a CDS encoding copper resistance protein B → MHIIKIMKHSLSLAVTLLMSSTAFAETMQHDHTMMQEFASTHEHQQHTDMQPSPSVSTDRIKKADHEHKHEHGGQIYNVLELDQRWQTTGHGHGKFQSENELKIGTDENKLVLKLEAEKAESRPEEYAAKILYSHMVSDFWDVQTGLGYQEYLLEVNQQHAKQEHWNAVLGLHGLAPYFFETSAYLEVGQDDYVALNFETERDLLLTQKLILKPYSEVEAILNDSSPFPKKTGLREAALGLNTRYEITKQVMPYIDIAYRYEQESLWENDQLRSNSEKDWVYGLGVKFKF, encoded by the coding sequence ATGCACATCATTAAAATAATGAAGCACTCTCTGTCATTGGCAGTTACCCTGCTGATGAGTTCCACCGCATTTGCCGAAACGATGCAGCATGATCACACCATGATGCAAGAATTTGCCTCTACTCATGAACATCAGCAGCATACAGATATGCAGCCCTCCCCATCTGTTTCCACTGACAGGATAAAGAAGGCTGACCATGAACATAAACACGAGCATGGTGGACAGATTTATAATGTGCTTGAACTGGATCAGCGCTGGCAAACCACGGGACATGGTCATGGCAAATTTCAGTCAGAGAATGAACTGAAAATCGGTACGGATGAAAACAAGCTGGTACTTAAACTGGAAGCTGAAAAGGCTGAGTCCAGACCAGAGGAATACGCTGCCAAGATACTCTATAGCCATATGGTTTCAGACTTCTGGGATGTTCAGACCGGGCTGGGATATCAGGAATATTTGCTTGAAGTGAACCAGCAACATGCCAAACAGGAACACTGGAATGCAGTGCTTGGTTTACATGGTCTGGCACCATATTTCTTTGAAACTTCAGCTTATCTGGAAGTGGGTCAGGATGACTATGTAGCATTGAATTTTGAGACTGAACGTGACCTGCTTTTGACTCAAAAACTGATTCTAAAACCTTATAGTGAAGTGGAAGCGATCTTAAATGATAGTTCCCCTTTTCCAAAAAAGACCGGACTGCGTGAAGCTGCATTGGGTTTGAATACCCGTTATGAAATAACGAAGCAGGTCATGCCTTATATTGATATTGCCTACCGTTATGAGCAGGAAAGTCTGTGGGAAAATGATCAGCTCAGGTCAAATTCCGAAAAAGATTGGGTGTATGGGCTTGGAGTGAAGTTTAAGTTCTAA
- the pyrE gene encoding orotate phosphoribosyltransferase has protein sequence MSTQAQFNPQAFIELALSRGVLKFGEFTLKSGRVSPYFFNAGLLNDGEALTGLASGYAAKLTECDNVEVIFGPAYKGIPFVAATAVALSQNHGVSVPWGFNRKEAKDHGEGGVLVGASVEGKKVWIIDDVITAGTAIREVVTILKNAGAQIAGVLVALDRQEKGQGELSAIQEVQKELEIPVHALITMKDLMDYLDTKGDQEALAKMEDYRLKYGI, from the coding sequence ATGTCAACGCAAGCTCAGTTTAACCCGCAAGCTTTTATCGAACTCGCATTATCACGCGGTGTGCTTAAATTTGGTGAGTTTACTTTAAAATCGGGCCGTGTGAGTCCTTATTTTTTCAACGCAGGTTTGCTCAATGATGGTGAAGCCTTGACTGGCCTGGCATCTGGCTATGCTGCAAAACTGACTGAATGTGACAATGTTGAAGTGATCTTTGGTCCTGCATATAAGGGTATTCCATTTGTGGCTGCAACCGCAGTGGCACTGTCTCAGAATCATGGCGTAAGTGTGCCTTGGGGCTTTAACCGTAAAGAAGCCAAAGATCACGGCGAAGGCGGTGTATTGGTTGGTGCTTCTGTAGAAGGTAAAAAGGTCTGGATCATTGATGATGTGATCACAGCAGGTACCGCGATTCGTGAAGTGGTCACCATCCTGAAAAATGCTGGTGCGCAGATTGCGGGTGTATTAGTTGCGCTTGATCGTCAAGAAAAAGGTCAAGGCGAGCTGTCAGCGATTCAGGAAGTGCAAAAAGAACTGGAAATTCCAGTACATGCCCTGATTACCATGAAAGACCTGATGGATTACCTGGATACCAAAGGTGATCAAGAAGCACTAGCTAAAATGGAAGATTACCGTTTGAAATATGGCATCTAA
- a CDS encoding copper resistance system multicopper oxidase, with product MSIKFRHSLLVGLCVISSSAFAAVKEYHLIIAEGKLNLTGKPVQRITVNGQFPAPTLEFTEGDEAIIHVQNNLNNQDTSLHWHGLLLPGLMDGVPGFNGFHGIKPGQKFSYRFKVRQNGTYWYHAHSKGQEQDGLYGALLIHPKNRNTIPTHEKTERDYVVMLSEFHEQSSQSIQNNLKKSADYYQNQRETVGDIWQQIKRDGLKATWSDRKMWNQMRMLKTDLSDVSGYTFLVNGKTPEQNWTGPFQPNEKVRLRFINAAAMSFFDVRIPNLKMTVVSADGQPVKPVSIDEFRIGAAETYDVIVEPTAAHYQIQAESIDRFGFALGSLHDQTQAMPHHISQPAARPRALLTMQDMGHGEQHEMPYHIPAGHSMHSEKSSDDEPAQHDLHAPHSMPEQEQPARPVEGWANASTPLGHKALQYRDLKSLFPQQDVREPESELVIRLGGNMERYIWTINGKKYSEAEPLQVKYGQRIRLKFINDSMMAHPMHLHGMFMQLENGLLASDLPNKHTIVVPPGKTVTALLTADELGEWSIHCHLLYHMSAGMMNKLIVAQVNDDHTNAQPAKPQSAQPQGDAHAHH from the coding sequence ATGTCTATCAAATTTCGTCACAGCCTGCTTGTAGGCTTATGTGTGATCTCTTCCTCTGCTTTTGCCGCAGTGAAGGAATACCATCTGATTATTGCTGAAGGTAAACTCAATCTGACCGGGAAACCTGTACAGCGTATTACTGTCAACGGCCAGTTCCCGGCTCCGACACTTGAATTTACAGAGGGCGATGAAGCAATTATTCATGTACAAAACAACCTGAACAATCAGGATACCTCGCTGCACTGGCACGGCCTGTTATTACCCGGCCTGATGGATGGTGTGCCTGGCTTTAACGGATTTCATGGCATTAAGCCCGGACAGAAATTTAGCTACCGCTTCAAGGTACGCCAGAATGGTACCTACTGGTATCACGCCCATTCCAAAGGTCAGGAACAGGATGGGCTGTACGGTGCGCTGCTGATTCACCCTAAAAATCGAAATACGATTCCTACCCATGAAAAAACTGAGCGGGATTATGTGGTGATGCTTTCAGAATTTCATGAACAGAGCAGCCAGTCTATTCAGAATAACCTGAAAAAATCAGCAGATTATTACCAGAACCAGCGTGAAACAGTGGGTGATATTTGGCAGCAGATCAAACGTGATGGTCTTAAGGCCACCTGGTCAGACCGCAAGATGTGGAACCAGATGCGCATGCTCAAAACCGACCTGTCCGATGTCAGCGGCTATACTTTTCTGGTCAATGGCAAAACACCTGAACAGAACTGGACCGGGCCGTTCCAGCCGAATGAAAAAGTGCGTCTACGCTTTATCAATGCCGCAGCCATGTCCTTTTTTGATGTACGTATTCCAAATCTGAAAATGACTGTGGTCAGTGCTGATGGCCAACCGGTTAAACCGGTCAGTATTGATGAATTCCGTATTGGTGCCGCAGAAACCTATGACGTGATTGTAGAACCCACTGCAGCACACTATCAGATCCAGGCGGAATCAATTGACCGTTTTGGCTTTGCCTTGGGCAGCCTGCATGACCAGACACAGGCCATGCCGCATCACATCAGCCAACCCGCAGCCCGTCCCCGTGCTTTATTAACCATGCAGGATATGGGACATGGTGAACAACACGAAATGCCATACCATATACCTGCTGGTCATAGCATGCATTCGGAAAAATCTTCAGATGATGAGCCTGCTCAACATGATCTGCATGCACCGCATTCCATGCCAGAACAAGAACAGCCTGCCAGACCTGTTGAAGGCTGGGCCAATGCGTCCACACCTTTAGGGCATAAAGCCCTGCAGTATCGTGATCTGAAATCCTTATTTCCTCAGCAGGATGTTCGTGAACCAGAATCGGAACTGGTGATCCGTCTTGGTGGCAATATGGAGCGTTACATCTGGACCATCAATGGCAAGAAATATAGCGAAGCCGAACCTTTACAAGTGAAGTATGGTCAGCGTATCCGGTTGAAATTCATCAATGACAGCATGATGGCGCATCCAATGCATCTGCATGGCATGTTTATGCAACTGGAAAATGGCCTGCTTGCGAGTGATCTGCCAAACAAGCACACGATTGTGGTACCACCCGGCAAAACGGTCACTGCGCTACTGACTGCCGATGAATTGGGTGAATGGTCAATTCACTGTCACCTGCTCTATCACATGAGTGCGGGCATGATGAACAAACTGATCGTGGCACAGGTTAATGATGATCACACCAATGCTCAGCCTGCTAAACCACAATCAGCTCAACCACAAGGAGATGCTCATGCACATCATTAA
- the gshB gene encoding glutathione synthase has translation MRVLVVMDPIENVNLKKDSTMAMLWAAARRGHELGYALQQDLYIDQGKAFGLISPLQVFEDYNHYYELGEKRKESIAAYDVVLMRKDPPFDMNFVYATYILEQAEREGAWIINKPQSLRDCNEKLFATQFPELQVPTLVTSQQSLIREFIKEHGDVIVKPLDGMGGMGIFRLYQDGVNIGSTIEILTNHGTQPIMAQRYIPEIVEGDKRILMVNGEPVPYCLARIPQNGEVRGNLAAGGLGEARPLTENDKAIAAKVGPFLREKGLVFVGLDVIGNYVTEINVTSPTCIREIDTQFGTSIADGLFDVLEAGVDQA, from the coding sequence ATGCGCGTACTTGTTGTGATGGATCCCATCGAAAATGTAAACCTGAAGAAAGATTCAACCATGGCGATGCTTTGGGCAGCCGCACGCCGTGGTCATGAACTGGGTTACGCATTACAGCAAGATTTGTATATTGATCAGGGCAAAGCATTTGGTTTGATTTCACCACTACAGGTGTTTGAAGACTACAATCATTACTATGAATTAGGTGAAAAGCGTAAAGAATCCATCGCAGCATATGACGTGGTACTCATGCGTAAAGATCCACCTTTCGACATGAATTTTGTCTACGCAACTTATATTCTGGAGCAGGCAGAACGTGAAGGTGCCTGGATCATTAACAAGCCGCAAAGCCTGCGTGACTGCAATGAAAAGCTGTTTGCCACCCAGTTCCCCGAACTGCAGGTACCAACATTAGTGACTTCACAACAAAGTCTGATTCGTGAATTCATTAAAGAACATGGTGATGTCATTGTTAAGCCTCTAGATGGTATGGGGGGGATGGGGATTTTCCGTCTGTATCAGGATGGGGTAAATATTGGTTCGACCATCGAAATCCTGACCAATCATGGGACTCAGCCAATTATGGCGCAGCGTTATATTCCTGAAATTGTTGAAGGGGATAAACGTATCCTGATGGTGAATGGTGAGCCGGTGCCTTACTGTCTGGCACGTATTCCACAAAATGGTGAAGTGCGTGGTAACCTGGCAGCAGGCGGTCTGGGTGAGGCACGACCTCTAACTGAAAATGACAAGGCAATTGCTGCAAAAGTTGGTCCATTTTTACGTGAAAAAGGTCTGGTCTTTGTAGGCCTAGATGTAATTGGTAACTATGTTACTGAGATCAATGTGACCAGCCCAACCTGTATCCGTGAAATTGATACACAGTTTGGTACCTCGATTGCGGATGGCCTGTTTGATGTGCTGGAAGCGGGTGTCGATCAGGCCTAA
- a CDS encoding MFS transporter has protein sequence MSKISVHDSWVILAGYLAAIHVGKLSAVIPILQQDLGLSFTQAGFSLSLVQGAGMLFALSIGAFSEKFGLKRCLILALTILGFSSIAGLWIQHVAALYFFRFTEGIGFLTISLCAPAILKRISRPEHLNFKMGLWSSYMGVGVSLAVLCIPVLLEWLHWQTIWVLLGGVCLLIAFMVHRYLHLEPQVATPQTAASPAASSSFWEIVRVTITHPPILCLAVIFACYTSQWLTVIGFLPSMYVANQIDLKTAGMLASLVVVSNLGGTFGAGMLLQHGWQPKNLLWTGFISMMLTSFLAFAARSWLLLELQVLSAVLFSLVGGIIPTTVFAITLKYAPRANAAAASVGLVLQISAFAQFFVPPLSASLVSATGQWANIAMVTACLSILGLVMSSYLFQRHGK, from the coding sequence ATGTCAAAAATTTCAGTGCATGACAGCTGGGTGATCCTGGCAGGTTATCTGGCCGCCATTCATGTCGGCAAGCTCTCTGCCGTAATTCCAATTTTGCAGCAGGACTTAGGCCTCAGCTTTACCCAAGCGGGTTTCTCCCTGTCTCTGGTTCAGGGTGCAGGCATGCTGTTTGCTCTCAGTATTGGGGCATTCTCTGAAAAATTTGGTCTAAAACGCTGCCTGATTCTGGCACTGACGATTCTGGGGTTCAGCAGTATTGCCGGACTCTGGATTCAGCATGTCGCTGCATTATATTTTTTTCGTTTTACCGAAGGCATTGGTTTTCTGACCATTTCCCTATGTGCACCCGCAATTCTGAAACGGATCAGCCGACCAGAACATCTGAATTTCAAGATGGGACTATGGAGTTCCTATATGGGTGTGGGCGTGAGTCTAGCCGTTCTGTGTATTCCGGTATTGCTGGAATGGCTGCACTGGCAGACCATCTGGGTTTTACTCGGTGGAGTATGTCTGTTGATTGCCTTCATGGTACATCGCTATCTACACCTTGAACCGCAGGTAGCTACCCCTCAAACAGCAGCATCACCGGCTGCAAGCTCTTCTTTCTGGGAAATTGTACGGGTCACCATAACTCATCCCCCCATTTTATGTCTGGCAGTGATTTTTGCCTGTTATACCAGTCAGTGGCTGACTGTGATCGGCTTTTTACCGAGTATGTATGTCGCGAATCAGATTGATTTAAAAACCGCAGGTATGCTGGCCTCACTGGTCGTGGTTTCCAATCTGGGCGGTACCTTTGGTGCCGGTATGCTGTTGCAACATGGCTGGCAGCCCAAAAACCTGCTCTGGACTGGCTTTATCAGCATGATGCTGACCAGCTTTTTGGCCTTTGCTGCTCGTTCCTGGTTGCTGCTGGAATTACAGGTATTGAGTGCTGTGCTGTTTTCACTGGTCGGCGGGATTATTCCTACCACTGTTTTTGCTATTACCCTGAAATATGCACCACGCGCCAATGCTGCGGCCGCCAGTGTCGGTCTGGTTCTCCAAATTTCAGCATTTGCACAATTTTTTGTCCCGCCACTCAGTGCATCATTGGTTTCTGCGACCGGACAATGGGCCAATATTGCAATGGTTACCGCCTGCCTGTCGATACTCGGTCTAGTAATGAGCAGCTATCTGTTCCAACGTCATGGGAAATAA
- the murG gene encoding undecaprenyldiphospho-muramoylpentapeptide beta-N-acetylglucosaminyltransferase: MTDAQQKQPKHVMMMAAGTGGHVFPALAVAKDLEQQGIEVSWLATPAGMENRLLKNHNIPIYQIDIQGVRGNGVVRKLAAPFKILKATLSAMKYMKQLKVDAVAGFGGYVAGPGGLAARMLGIPVIIHEQNAVAGFTNTQLSRIAKKVCQAFPNTFPAQDKIVTTGNPVRKEITEILNPSWRYQEREKAGQPLRILIVGGSLGAQALNECVPEALKQLNVPLNVYHQCGQNHADATRARYADAPATLNVEVQPFIEDMAQAYSDADLIICRAGALTVTEISTAGVAAIFVPLPSAVDDHQTANARFLANLGAAKICPQATMTPDSLKALLEPMLNRQLLMEMAVKARQQAQPDATQHVVRLIQEL; this comes from the coding sequence GTGACCGACGCTCAGCAAAAACAGCCTAAACATGTCATGATGATGGCCGCAGGTACCGGTGGACATGTATTTCCAGCGTTAGCCGTTGCAAAAGACTTAGAACAACAGGGGATCGAAGTGTCTTGGTTGGCAACGCCGGCGGGCATGGAAAACCGACTGTTAAAAAACCATAATATTCCAATTTATCAGATTGATATCCAAGGCGTGCGCGGCAATGGCGTGGTACGTAAATTGGCTGCACCGTTTAAAATTTTAAAAGCTACCCTCAGCGCCATGAAATATATGAAGCAGCTGAAAGTGGATGCTGTGGCTGGTTTTGGTGGCTATGTCGCCGGTCCAGGCGGTCTGGCAGCGCGGATGCTGGGCATTCCCGTGATTATTCATGAGCAAAATGCTGTAGCCGGTTTTACCAATACCCAGCTGTCTCGTATTGCTAAAAAAGTCTGTCAGGCATTTCCAAATACTTTTCCTGCCCAAGATAAAATTGTCACCACGGGCAATCCGGTACGTAAAGAAATTACTGAAATTCTCAATCCATCCTGGCGTTATCAGGAACGGGAGAAAGCCGGTCAGCCACTGCGTATTTTAATCGTCGGTGGTTCACTGGGAGCACAGGCACTCAATGAATGTGTGCCTGAAGCTTTAAAACAGCTGAATGTTCCATTGAATGTTTATCATCAGTGTGGTCAAAATCATGCGGATGCGACGCGGGCCCGTTATGCTGATGCACCTGCAACTTTAAATGTGGAAGTGCAGCCGTTTATTGAAGATATGGCACAGGCGTATAGCGATGCGGATTTAATTATCTGCCGTGCCGGTGCGTTGACTGTCACTGAAATTTCTACAGCAGGCGTGGCAGCGATTTTTGTGCCATTACCAAGTGCGGTGGATGACCACCAGACTGCCAATGCCCGATTCCTGGCAAATCTTGGTGCAGCGAAAATCTGCCCGCAAGCCACAATGACCCCAGACAGTTTAAAAGCGCTGCTAGAACCGATGCTGAATCGCCAACTTCTTATGGAAATGGCTGTAAAAGCACGCCAGCAGGCTCAACCAGATGCAACCCAACACGTGGTTCGTTTAATTCAAGAATTGTAA
- a CDS encoding DUF2147 domain-containing protein codes for MKKMALMLGLLGLSALANAADPLNGTVWKTIDDKTNQPKAIVKFTEQSNGTLSASIQQVLTKGEENACTKCEGPYRNKSLKGLTIVKGLKNVGGTNYENGSILDPQSGKTYKLKGNLADGGKKLQLRGFIGVAALGRNQTWIRAN; via the coding sequence ATGAAAAAAATGGCGCTTATGTTAGGACTACTGGGTTTAAGTGCATTGGCGAATGCCGCAGATCCTTTAAATGGAACAGTCTGGAAAACAATTGACGACAAAACCAATCAGCCAAAAGCGATTGTAAAATTCACTGAACAAAGCAATGGGACGTTAAGTGCCAGCATTCAGCAGGTTTTGACCAAAGGTGAAGAAAATGCCTGCACGAAATGTGAAGGTCCATATCGCAACAAATCTCTGAAAGGCTTGACGATTGTTAAAGGTCTGAAAAATGTTGGCGGTACCAACTATGAAAATGGTTCGATTCTTGATCCACAATCAGGTAAGACCTACAAGCTGAAAGGTAACCTGGCTGATGGTGGCAAGAAGTTGCAACTACGTGGCTTTATTGGTGTAGCTGCACTGGGCCGCAACCAGACCTGGATCCGTGCAAACTGA
- a CDS encoding alpha/beta hydrolase, translating into MKISPLTKQLITETILKTSIRKPSQFNLPPAALRKALDQFCKLFPLDKNVEIRSLKLAGLNAEEIKPQQEATQLIFHIHGGAFYLGSMNTHRAFMTQIAARTQMQVLHVDYPLAPEAPYPAALDAVFNVYVQLLDQGIQAKDIILSGDSCGANLALALSLKIQTLELPQPSGLILLSPFVDLTLTSESLRYNQQHDALLSIETLESGIQYYVPSSIEPGNSEVSPYFADLSGLPPMHIQVGSKEILLDDAQRLRDKAQAAGVEVEFKLYTGMWHNFQMFSAWFDEARQSLADLAEFAHRLDRD; encoded by the coding sequence ATGAAGATTAGCCCCCTTACGAAACAGTTGATTACAGAAACGATTTTAAAAACTTCCATCCGTAAACCCAGTCAGTTTAATCTTCCTCCCGCTGCGCTCCGAAAAGCCCTTGACCAGTTCTGCAAACTTTTTCCTCTAGACAAAAATGTTGAAATACGATCGTTAAAACTGGCAGGTTTGAATGCAGAAGAAATCAAACCTCAACAAGAAGCTACCCAGCTGATTTTCCATATTCATGGCGGTGCTTTTTATTTGGGCTCAATGAATACGCATCGTGCTTTTATGACCCAGATTGCGGCCCGTACGCAGATGCAGGTGCTGCATGTAGATTATCCGCTTGCTCCTGAAGCACCTTATCCCGCTGCGCTGGATGCCGTCTTCAATGTGTACGTGCAACTATTGGATCAAGGCATACAAGCCAAGGATATCATTCTCTCTGGAGATTCTTGTGGGGCAAATCTGGCATTGGCCTTGTCCCTGAAAATTCAGACACTAGAACTTCCGCAACCTAGCGGTTTGATCCTGCTTTCTCCATTTGTTGACCTGACCTTGACCAGTGAATCCTTACGCTATAATCAGCAGCATGATGCCTTGTTATCCATTGAAACATTAGAAAGCGGCATTCAATACTATGTGCCCTCGTCGATCGAGCCTGGCAATTCTGAAGTATCGCCTTATTTTGCCGACTTAAGTGGTCTGCCACCCATGCATATTCAGGTTGGTTCCAAGGAAATTTTGCTGGATGATGCGCAACGTCTCCGTGATAAAGCGCAAGCAGCGGGTGTCGAAGTGGAGTTCAAGCTGTATACCGGCATGTGGCACAATTTTCAGATGTTCAGTGCCTGGTTTGATGAAGCCCGACAATCTCTGGCTGACTTGGCGGAGTTTGCACATCGTCTGGATCGGGACTAA
- a CDS encoding DUF6500 family protein, which produces MRKELREIFIHGCNEKIEKKGDNVGLSFYAFFKNKNDNPELLMEAANWWIMEHKLDHFEKAVKIKALVLSESSPNLT; this is translated from the coding sequence ATGAGAAAAGAGTTAAGAGAAATATTTATTCACGGATGTAATGAGAAAATTGAGAAAAAAGGAGATAACGTAGGTTTATCTTTCTATGCTTTTTTCAAAAACAAGAATGATAATCCTGAACTTTTAATGGAAGCAGCCAATTGGTGGATCATGGAACATAAATTAGATCATTTCGAAAAAGCTGTAAAAATTAAAGCTCTTGTTTTAAGTGAGTCTTCACCTAACTTAACATAA